A single genomic interval of Caballeronia sp. SL2Y3 harbors:
- the mtnA gene encoding S-methyl-5-thioribose-1-phosphate isomerase: MNSQPLFPALAPTIEWRDGKLLLLNQTRLPHEIVVEHVADAAAVWRAIHELRVRGAPAIGVAAAYGLCVAMQDARALPVTRFRAELERRAAWLDSARPTAVNLSWSLARMVRRARECDAQDGAALYDVLVDEAKRIHEEDIALCEGIGLHGMSLIRPGSGVLTHCNAGALATTGLGTATAPIYAAHRAGVAFNVFADETRPLLQGARLTAFELQQAGVDVTLIMDGAAASIMSQGLVDLVIVGTDRVAANGDFANKIGTLGLAIAARHYGIPFYVACPSSTLDFSTATGERIEIEERSATEVTHLAGQRIAPDNIKARNPAFDVTPHALVTGFITERGIVEAPFERSLRNLFAAEGNAA, from the coding sequence ATGAATTCGCAGCCCTTGTTTCCTGCGCTCGCGCCCACCATCGAGTGGCGTGACGGCAAACTGCTGCTGCTGAACCAGACGCGCCTGCCGCACGAGATCGTGGTGGAGCATGTCGCCGATGCCGCCGCCGTGTGGCGCGCCATTCACGAACTGCGCGTGCGCGGCGCGCCTGCCATCGGCGTCGCGGCGGCATATGGGCTATGCGTCGCGATGCAGGATGCGCGCGCGTTGCCCGTGACGCGGTTCCGAGCGGAACTGGAACGGCGCGCCGCGTGGCTCGACAGCGCGCGTCCCACGGCGGTCAATCTGAGCTGGAGCCTTGCGCGCATGGTGCGGCGCGCGCGCGAATGCGACGCGCAGGATGGCGCGGCGCTCTACGACGTCCTCGTCGATGAAGCAAAGCGCATCCACGAGGAAGACATCGCGCTATGCGAAGGCATCGGGCTGCATGGCATGTCCCTCATCCGGCCGGGCAGCGGCGTGCTCACGCACTGCAATGCAGGCGCGCTCGCGACCACCGGTCTCGGAACGGCGACGGCGCCCATTTACGCGGCGCATCGCGCGGGCGTCGCATTCAACGTCTTTGCCGATGAAACCCGGCCCCTGCTGCAAGGCGCGCGTCTCACGGCGTTCGAGTTGCAGCAGGCGGGCGTCGACGTGACGCTCATCATGGATGGCGCGGCGGCTTCGATCATGTCGCAGGGTCTCGTGGATCTCGTGATCGTCGGGACGGACCGCGTGGCCGCGAACGGCGACTTTGCGAACAAAATCGGCACGCTGGGGCTCGCGATCGCCGCGCGCCACTACGGCATACCGTTCTATGTCGCGTGTCCTTCTTCGACGCTGGACTTTTCGACCGCGACGGGCGAGCGCATCGAGATCGAGGAGCGCTCGGCGACCGAAGTGACGCATCTCGCCGGGCAACGTATCGCGCCGGACAACATCAAGGCGCGCAATCCTGCATTCGATGTGACGCCGCATGCCCTCGTGACCGGCTTCATCACGGAACGGGGCATCGTCGAAGCGCCGTTCGAGCGGTCGCTCAGAAACCTCTTTGCCGCGGAAGGCAACGCGGCATGA
- a CDS encoding class II aldolase/adducin family protein — translation MSATDEDTLRRAIVETALEMERLGINQGTSGNVSARLGDGLLITPSGVPARELDAASIVYLPLDVRDDDDVLRLKRPSSEWRIHRDLLRARPDMHAVVHTHSTAATALAIHGRDIPAVHYMVAAAGGESIRCAPYALFGTQALSDHALAALEGRRACLLAHHGVVALGADLARAVWLAHEVEVLARQYLLALQLGTPPLLSNEQMDDVLERFKTYGKRSNND, via the coding sequence ATGAGCGCGACGGATGAGGACACGCTGCGCCGGGCCATCGTGGAAACGGCGCTCGAAATGGAACGCCTCGGCATCAATCAGGGCACGTCGGGCAATGTCAGCGCGCGTCTGGGCGACGGCCTGCTGATTACGCCGAGCGGCGTTCCGGCACGCGAGCTGGACGCCGCGAGCATCGTGTATCTGCCGCTCGACGTGCGCGACGACGATGACGTGCTTCGCTTGAAACGGCCTTCGTCGGAATGGCGTATTCATCGCGACCTGCTGCGCGCGCGCCCGGACATGCATGCGGTGGTGCACACGCACTCGACGGCGGCAACCGCGCTCGCCATTCACGGCCGCGATATACCGGCCGTTCACTACATGGTGGCGGCTGCGGGCGGCGAGTCGATACGCTGCGCGCCGTATGCGCTCTTCGGCACGCAGGCGCTATCGGATCACGCGCTCGCTGCACTGGAAGGAAGACGCGCGTGTCTGCTCGCGCATCACGGCGTCGTCGCGCTCGGCGCGGATCTCGCCCGCGCCGTGTGGCTCGCGCATGAAGTGGAAGTGCTCGCGAGGCAATATCTGCTCGCGTTGCAGCTTGGCACGCCGCCTCTCCTCAGCAACGAGCAGATGGACGACGTGCTGGAACGATTCAAGACGTACGGCAAGCGCAGCAATAACGATTGA
- a CDS encoding DUF4438 domain-containing protein, protein MPSELATTRAGTPRINTDELVAAAVTGQIAHPVGRASAYRIGYDGVPRVLHGTGGIALNKRIGDACVGLASDHTEPGVALHHNGREIVGPRDGPNNALLTYACVGNAVHVISGPCEGRIGLVTGKHGGVNHVLVDFPSEVLRRLRIGDRMQVHSVGPGMRLTDHPDIDVFNASPALIRRWGLVERDGKLHVPVTHLVPARVMGSGLGKNTAWRGDYDIQLADRQTRERYRLGSLRFGDMVAIMHADARRGPLFRSGFVTIGVVVHGDSTVSGHGPGVTPLMSGSLNSIRPMHAPQANLAEIFDVRRAVPPRARPTLIEATSRRPRRGDPAAIAHEKPDRDRHEPLRR, encoded by the coding sequence ATGCCGAGCGAACTGGCGACAACGCGTGCCGGCACACCGCGAATCAACACCGACGAACTGGTCGCCGCGGCCGTGACCGGACAGATCGCGCATCCGGTCGGGCGCGCGTCGGCGTATCGCATTGGTTACGACGGCGTGCCGCGCGTGCTGCACGGCACGGGCGGCATCGCGCTGAACAAACGTATCGGCGATGCATGCGTCGGGCTTGCCAGCGATCACACCGAACCGGGCGTCGCGCTGCATCACAACGGACGCGAAATCGTCGGTCCGCGCGACGGACCGAACAACGCGCTGCTCACGTATGCCTGCGTGGGCAATGCGGTGCATGTGATCAGCGGCCCATGCGAGGGACGCATCGGTCTCGTCACGGGCAAGCACGGCGGCGTGAATCACGTGCTCGTCGACTTTCCGAGCGAGGTGCTGCGGCGTCTGCGCATCGGCGACCGGATGCAGGTTCACTCCGTCGGTCCCGGCATGCGGCTCACGGATCATCCGGATATCGATGTCTTCAATGCGTCGCCCGCTCTCATCCGGCGCTGGGGCCTCGTCGAGCGCGACGGCAAGCTGCATGTTCCGGTCACCCATCTCGTGCCGGCGCGCGTGATGGGATCGGGACTCGGCAAGAACACCGCATGGCGTGGCGATTACGATATTCAGCTCGCCGACCGGCAGACGCGCGAGCGTTACCGGCTGGGCAGCCTGCGCTTCGGCGACATGGTGGCGATCATGCATGCCGATGCCCGGCGCGGCCCGCTTTTTCGCAGCGGGTTCGTGACCATCGGCGTCGTCGTGCATGGGGATAGTACGGTGAGCGGACACGGACCGGGCGTCACGCCGCTCATGAGCGGGTCATTGAATTCGATCCGGCCGATGCACGCGCCGCAGGCCAATCTCGCGGAGATCTTCGACGTGCGCCGCGCGGTGCCGCCGCGCGCGCGGCCCACGCTGATCGAGGCGACATCGCGGCGGCCGCGGCGTGGCGATCCTGCGGCCATCGCTCACGAAAAGCCCGATCGGGACCGGCATGAACCGTTACGTCGATGA
- a CDS encoding NAD(P)-dependent oxidoreductase, which yields MTKRVIVTGGSGLAGKWVVEDLVAHGYEVLNVDRVPMAKGTARTLITDITDAGQVFNALASTTTPKEFDDDIEPKPIDAIVHFAAIPRILVTTDNEVFRINVMGTYNVLDAASKLGIKKVIVASSETTYGVVFAHRHRDPVYFPLDEEYPVDPMDSYATSKVINEVTAKAFHARTGADIYCFRIGNVLDPADYQKFPAWLENPALRKRIAWSYIDGRDLATAARLAIEKDGLGFQVMNVAADDVSSDLPTAELLKRFYPNVPVKKQLAESETLLSNEKLKRLLGWQQAYKWREQVAK from the coding sequence ATGACGAAGCGAGTGATTGTGACCGGCGGTAGCGGCCTGGCCGGCAAGTGGGTGGTGGAGGATCTGGTCGCGCACGGTTATGAAGTGCTGAACGTGGACCGCGTGCCCATGGCGAAGGGCACCGCTCGCACGCTCATTACCGACATCACCGACGCGGGACAGGTCTTCAACGCGCTCGCATCCACGACCACGCCGAAGGAGTTCGACGATGACATCGAGCCGAAGCCGATCGACGCCATCGTGCATTTCGCGGCCATTCCGCGCATTCTGGTCACGACCGACAACGAGGTCTTTCGCATCAACGTGATGGGCACCTACAACGTGCTCGATGCGGCATCGAAACTCGGCATCAAGAAGGTGATCGTCGCATCGAGCGAGACGACATACGGCGTGGTGTTCGCGCATCGGCATCGCGACCCGGTGTACTTCCCGCTGGACGAAGAGTATCCGGTGGACCCGATGGACAGCTATGCCACATCGAAGGTCATCAACGAGGTGACGGCAAAAGCGTTTCACGCCCGCACGGGCGCGGATATCTACTGCTTTCGCATCGGCAACGTGCTCGATCCCGCCGACTACCAAAAATTCCCGGCGTGGCTCGAAAACCCCGCGTTGAGAAAGCGCATCGCGTGGAGCTACATCGACGGACGCGATCTCGCGACGGCGGCGCGCCTTGCCATCGAGAAGGACGGTCTCGGATTCCAGGTGATGAACGTCGCCGCGGACGATGTCTCGTCGGATCTGCCCACCGCCGAATTGCTGAAGCGCTTCTATCCGAACGTGCCGGTCAAGAAGCAGTTGGCGGAATCCGAAACCCTGCTCAGCAACGAAAAGCTCAAGCGCCTGCTCGGCTGGCAGCAGGCTTACAAGTGGCGCGAGCAGGTGGCGAAGTAA
- a CDS encoding ABC transporter permease: MALLRACLRIRELNVLSVVLLVGLLISAFSPYFLTTNNLMGVFRSFSLVALMSIGMMLVIITGGIDLSVGSVMGLSSLVTALAFQHGMTAFAAVLSGLAVGVIVGAFNGLMITWIQLPPFIATLGTLSIGRGLMYIITKGVPVTPDVPDAFTYIGQGYIGFVPFPVVILLAMTGVFSVVMRQTRFGRHVYATGGNEVAARLSGVRTARVKFAVYVLSGLIASMAGVIAFSRFVSAEPASGFGAELDVIAAAAIGGASLSGGAGSVEGAIIGAALAGIITNGVVLLNIDTYAQQAITGCVILIAVSIDIWRVRRKGP; encoded by the coding sequence GTGGCTCTGCTGCGTGCCTGTCTGCGCATCCGCGAGCTGAACGTACTGTCCGTGGTGCTGCTGGTCGGACTCCTGATCAGCGCGTTTTCGCCTTACTTTCTCACCACGAACAATCTGATGGGCGTGTTCCGCTCGTTCTCGCTCGTGGCGCTCATGTCCATCGGCATGATGCTCGTCATCATCACGGGCGGCATCGATCTCTCGGTCGGCTCGGTCATGGGGCTGTCGTCGCTCGTGACGGCGCTCGCCTTTCAGCACGGCATGACGGCATTCGCCGCGGTTCTGTCGGGGCTCGCGGTCGGCGTGATCGTCGGCGCCTTCAACGGCCTGATGATCACGTGGATACAGCTGCCGCCCTTCATCGCGACGCTCGGCACCTTGTCGATCGGGCGCGGGCTCATGTACATCATCACCAAGGGCGTGCCGGTCACGCCCGACGTGCCGGATGCGTTCACATACATCGGGCAGGGATATATCGGCTTCGTGCCGTTTCCGGTCGTCATCCTGCTCGCCATGACCGGCGTGTTCTCCGTCGTCATGCGTCAGACGCGCTTCGGCCGGCACGTCTACGCGACGGGCGGCAACGAAGTGGCCGCGCGCTTGTCCGGCGTGCGCACCGCCCGCGTGAAATTCGCGGTGTATGTGCTGTCCGGACTGATCGCGTCGATGGCGGGCGTCATCGCGTTCTCGCGCTTCGTGTCGGCGGAACCGGCGTCGGGATTCGGCGCGGAACTGGACGTGATCGCGGCGGCGGCCATCGGCGGCGCGAGTCTTTCGGGCGGCGCGGGCAGCGTCGAAGGCGCGATCATCGGCGCGGCGCTCGCCGGCATCATCACCAACGGCGTGGTGCTCCTCAACATCGATACCTATGCGCAGCAGGCCATTACCGGCTGCGTGATCCTGATTGCGGTGAGCATCGACATATGGCGCGTGCGCCGCAAAGGGCCCTGA
- a CDS encoding aspartate/glutamate racemase family protein, which translates to MAKIVVVHTGPVTVEPLKAQFAEQLPGDRVINIVDDSLLADVRAAGRLTPEVTARLYAYMSSAQGMGADIILNACSSVGEATDLLRGLIRTPIVKVDESMAEEASALGARVGVVATVSTTLEPTVRLIRSKAAEHGRQVDVTECIAQGAFEALLAGDAGRHDDIVKRAIIELADQVDVIVLAQVSMARLVPALSLAVPVLSSPQSGVAAVKRALANIA; encoded by the coding sequence ATGGCAAAGATCGTCGTAGTGCATACCGGACCCGTTACCGTCGAGCCGCTCAAGGCGCAATTCGCAGAGCAGTTGCCGGGCGATCGCGTCATCAACATCGTGGACGACAGCCTGCTTGCCGATGTGCGCGCAGCAGGACGCCTGACGCCCGAAGTGACCGCGCGTCTCTACGCGTACATGTCGAGCGCGCAGGGCATGGGTGCGGACATCATTCTGAATGCATGCTCATCGGTCGGCGAAGCGACGGATCTGCTTCGCGGCCTCATTCGCACGCCCATTGTCAAAGTCGATGAGTCAATGGCCGAAGAAGCGAGCGCGCTCGGCGCGCGTGTCGGTGTGGTCGCGACGGTGTCGACCACGCTCGAGCCCACCGTCCGTCTCATTCGCAGCAAGGCGGCGGAGCACGGACGGCAGGTCGATGTGACCGAATGCATCGCGCAAGGCGCATTCGAGGCGCTGCTCGCGGGGGACGCGGGCCGGCACGACGACATCGTGAAACGCGCGATCATCGAACTGGCCGATCAGGTCGACGTGATCGTGCTGGCGCAGGTTTCGATGGCGCGTCTCGTGCCCGCGCTCTCCCTTGCCGTGCCGGTGCTGTCGAGCCCGCAAAGCGGCGTGGCCGCCGTCAAGCGGGCACTCGCGAATATCGCCTAA
- the mtnK gene encoding S-methyl-5-thioribose kinase, which produces MEFEAFTAAALADYLGGIPEVRARLGDPDDLEIVEVGDGNLNFVYFVTNAKARERSVVVKQAPPFLRLVGKNWPLSCQRMEHEVAALRRFGALCPQHVPQVFHADSKRFLMVMQHLSSHRILRHGLMDGVRYPLMAEHLSTYLAQTLFFGSDLYLSPDIKKQAVGGAVNAELCKITEDLVFTFPFEDHPSNVYSAALPKSALDRLRTDDALRLAAADMKWAFMNHAETLLHGDLHTGSIMVNERETYVIDPEFAFYGPMGFDIGALIANLLLAYFSRDYHGRLDGGDPGAYQEWLLDQTARIWNGFSAKFLALWRDHESRSGRPFIGGSADSRAAEAYRAHFMRRLLADTLGFAGCKMIRRIVGMAKVAEITRIPDADVRAQIEVRCLRCAEALLVQRAALTGIEDVTLLARDMQREAVEQR; this is translated from the coding sequence ATGGAGTTCGAAGCATTCACCGCAGCCGCACTTGCCGATTACCTCGGCGGCATCCCCGAAGTGCGCGCGCGGCTGGGCGATCCCGATGATCTGGAGATCGTCGAAGTGGGGGACGGCAATCTCAACTTCGTGTACTTCGTGACCAATGCGAAGGCGCGCGAGCGCAGCGTCGTCGTCAAGCAAGCGCCGCCGTTTCTGCGGCTCGTCGGCAAGAACTGGCCGCTGTCCTGCCAGCGCATGGAGCATGAAGTCGCGGCGTTGCGACGCTTCGGCGCGTTGTGTCCGCAGCATGTGCCGCAGGTCTTTCACGCGGACAGCAAGCGCTTCCTGATGGTCATGCAGCATCTTTCGTCGCATCGCATCTTGCGGCACGGGCTCATGGACGGCGTGCGGTATCCGCTCATGGCCGAGCATCTGTCGACGTATCTCGCGCAGACGCTCTTCTTCGGCTCGGATCTCTATCTCTCGCCCGACATCAAGAAGCAGGCCGTGGGCGGCGCCGTGAACGCGGAGTTGTGCAAGATCACCGAAGACCTCGTCTTCACGTTTCCGTTCGAAGACCATCCGTCCAACGTCTACAGCGCCGCCTTGCCGAAGTCCGCGCTCGACCGCCTGCGCACCGACGATGCATTGCGCCTCGCCGCCGCCGACATGAAATGGGCGTTCATGAATCATGCGGAAACGCTGCTGCACGGCGACCTGCACACCGGCTCGATCATGGTCAACGAGCGCGAGACCTATGTCATCGATCCGGAGTTCGCGTTCTACGGGCCGATGGGCTTCGACATCGGCGCGCTGATCGCCAACCTGCTGCTCGCGTATTTCTCGCGCGATTATCACGGCCGCCTCGATGGCGGCGATCCCGGCGCGTATCAGGAATGGCTGCTCGATCAGACGGCGCGCATCTGGAATGGCTTCAGCGCGAAGTTCCTCGCGCTCTGGCGCGATCACGAAAGCCGGAGCGGCCGGCCTTTCATCGGCGGATCGGCGGATAGCCGCGCGGCCGAGGCCTACCGCGCGCACTTCATGCGGCGGCTTCTGGCGGACACGCTGGGCTTCGCGGGCTGCAAGATGATCCGGCGCATCGTCGGCATGGCGAAGGTCGCGGAAATCACGCGCATTCCCGACGCCGACGTGCGCGCGCAAATCGAAGTGCGCTGCCTGCGCTGTGCCGAAGCGCTGCTCGTGCAGCGCGCCGCTCTGACCGGCATCGAAGATGTCACCCTGCTCGCGCGCGACATGCAGCGCGAGGCCGTCGAACAACGCTGA
- a CDS encoding GntR family transcriptional regulator, whose product MSDKIQESLLTMIRERKLKPGDQIPTEIELCELLGVGRSSLREAVAQMISHGLLERVQGRGTFIRQISLKLQGGLDDLMSVTDMIKSVGAVPSTSRIRMDIVGASESLADKLGIEAGDECVRIERVRRADDAIAAYCIDTIPKTLFDAADGELGESLFGMFARTGRRLSHTHTSIQPTILTPRDLPELGDGFGLFLLLDEVDFDQSGEPLCYSNDYYNTSIFKFDLVRKRR is encoded by the coding sequence ATGAGCGACAAGATTCAGGAGTCGCTTCTCACGATGATTCGTGAGCGCAAGCTCAAGCCCGGCGACCAGATTCCGACGGAAATCGAGCTATGCGAGCTGCTGGGCGTGGGGCGATCGAGTCTGCGCGAAGCGGTCGCGCAAATGATCTCGCATGGGCTGCTCGAACGCGTGCAAGGCAGAGGCACGTTCATCAGACAAATTTCGCTCAAGCTGCAAGGCGGGCTGGATGATCTGATGTCCGTGACCGACATGATCAAGAGCGTCGGCGCGGTGCCGTCGACGAGCCGCATTCGCATGGACATCGTCGGGGCATCGGAGAGTCTTGCGGACAAGCTGGGTATCGAGGCAGGCGACGAATGCGTGCGCATCGAGCGCGTGCGCCGCGCGGACGACGCCATTGCCGCGTACTGCATCGACACCATTCCGAAGACGTTGTTCGATGCCGCGGACGGAGAACTGGGTGAGTCGCTGTTCGGCATGTTCGCGCGTACCGGGCGCCGTTTGTCCCACACGCACACGTCGATACAGCCGACCATTCTCACGCCGCGCGACTTGCCCGAACTGGGCGATGGCTTCGGTCTGTTTCTGCTGCTGGACGAAGTAGATTTCGATCAAAGCGGCGAGCCGCTTTGCTATAGCAACGACTACTACAACACGAGCATCTTCAAGTTCGACCTGGTGCGCAAACGTCGCTGA
- a CDS encoding sugar ABC transporter ATP-binding protein, producing MTPAGDRTKPFLEMRGISRTFPGVKALDHVDLAIYRGEVLALAGENGAGKSTLMKVLTGVYAPDPGGVILVEGREVTIANSNHARALGINIIYQELAVVENLTVGENIFLAKEPLTRFGLIDRARMHREAREVLQMIDMDVDPATRVSELSVGQRQMIEIAKALSAQSKVIVMDEPTASLSHHETSVLLGLVKRLRERGIAVVYISHRLEEVFELADRVTVLRDGRTVSTMPIDRVTRETLVRQMVDRELSELYGEPQSHASRHPVLEVRDLSLRQSKSADARIRDISFTLHRGEVLGIAGLVGSGRTEIMEMIFGMRPSTGSILMEGKPVAIRNPHDAIRAGIGFVTEDRKAQGLVLGMSVRENFSLTHLSRYSPFQFVQQARERSSCAEYVRMLGIKTPGVEQKVVNLSGGNQQKIVIAKWVARQPKVLIVDEPTRGIDIGAKAEVHALIARLASQGIGVIVISSDLLEVLAVSDRILTVREGRISGELRREEANQEKVMALATA from the coding sequence ATGACGCCCGCCGGCGACCGTACGAAGCCCTTTCTGGAGATGCGCGGCATCTCCAGAACGTTTCCGGGCGTGAAGGCGCTCGACCACGTCGATCTGGCCATCTACAGAGGCGAAGTGCTCGCGCTCGCCGGCGAAAACGGTGCGGGCAAGAGCACGCTCATGAAGGTGCTGACAGGCGTGTATGCGCCCGATCCCGGCGGCGTCATCCTCGTCGAAGGCCGCGAAGTGACGATCGCGAACAGCAATCATGCGCGCGCGCTCGGCATCAACATCATCTATCAGGAGCTGGCGGTCGTCGAGAATCTGACGGTCGGCGAGAACATCTTTCTGGCGAAGGAGCCGCTCACGCGCTTCGGCCTCATCGATCGCGCGCGCATGCATCGTGAAGCGCGCGAGGTGCTCCAGATGATCGACATGGACGTCGATCCGGCGACGCGCGTAAGCGAACTGAGCGTGGGCCAGCGGCAGATGATCGAGATCGCGAAGGCGCTGTCCGCGCAGTCGAAGGTCATCGTGATGGACGAGCCGACCGCATCGCTCAGTCATCACGAAACGAGCGTGCTGCTGGGACTCGTGAAGCGCTTGCGGGAGCGGGGCATTGCTGTGGTCTACATCTCGCATCGGCTCGAAGAGGTCTTCGAACTCGCGGATCGCGTGACCGTGCTGCGCGACGGCCGCACGGTCAGCACCATGCCGATCGACCGCGTGACGCGTGAAACGCTCGTGCGTCAGATGGTCGACCGCGAGTTGAGCGAGCTTTATGGCGAGCCGCAATCGCACGCGAGCAGGCACCCGGTGCTCGAAGTGCGCGATCTTTCGCTCAGGCAAAGCAAGTCCGCCGATGCACGCATACGCGATATCAGTTTCACGCTGCATCGCGGCGAAGTGCTGGGTATCGCGGGGCTCGTCGGCTCCGGACGCACGGAGATCATGGAGATGATTTTCGGCATGCGCCCCTCGACCGGCTCGATCCTGATGGAGGGCAAGCCGGTCGCGATCCGCAATCCGCATGATGCGATTCGCGCGGGCATCGGCTTCGTCACCGAGGACCGCAAGGCGCAAGGGCTCGTACTCGGCATGAGCGTGCGCGAGAACTTCAGCCTCACGCATCTCTCGCGCTATTCGCCGTTCCAGTTCGTGCAGCAGGCGCGCGAGCGGTCCAGTTGCGCGGAGTACGTGCGCATGCTCGGCATCAAGACGCCGGGCGTCGAGCAAAAAGTGGTGAACCTGAGCGGCGGCAATCAGCAGAAGATCGTCATCGCGAAGTGGGTCGCGCGGCAACCGAAGGTGCTGATCGTCGATGAGCCTACGCGCGGCATCGATATCGGCGCGAAGGCGGAAGTGCATGCGCTCATTGCGCGGCTCGCGTCCCAGGGCATCGGCGTGATCGTGATTTCGTCGGACCTGCTCGAAGTACTCGCCGTGAGCGATCGCATTCTGACCGTGCGCGAAGGGCGCATCAGCGGCGAGTTGCGCCGCGAGGAAGCAAACCAGGAGAAGGTGATGGCGCTTGCCACTGCCTGA
- a CDS encoding Crp/Fnr family transcriptional regulator, producing MWFVGKSELLSLIQRNCLDEVMPAFSDHRTLRKNTIVYRPDESSEHVYLLKSGSVRLYRLTEDGQEITLAFVKAGMIFGDGDVLNQANYSHHAQTLAPSMVCFIRKQDFKDLLARYDVINQFVLRNHYLRWQEAQQLIENLSLHDVRKRLTNILVMFSGQVGIACDYADHGDAILIDLPIAQDKLAEFIGTSRESVNRHISDLKAEGLVDMRDRKIVLTPAFVSRFIGRTHALATA from the coding sequence ATGTGGTTTGTCGGCAAGAGCGAACTGCTTTCACTTATCCAGCGCAATTGCCTCGACGAGGTAATGCCCGCGTTCAGCGATCACCGAACGCTGCGCAAGAACACCATCGTTTATCGCCCCGATGAATCGAGCGAGCACGTCTATCTGCTCAAGAGCGGCAGCGTGAGGCTATACCGGCTGACCGAGGACGGTCAGGAAATCACGCTGGCGTTCGTGAAGGCCGGCATGATTTTCGGCGACGGCGACGTGTTGAATCAGGCGAACTATTCGCATCACGCACAGACGCTCGCGCCGAGCATGGTCTGCTTCATCCGCAAGCAGGATTTCAAGGACCTGCTCGCGCGCTATGACGTCATCAACCAGTTCGTGCTGCGCAACCACTATCTGCGCTGGCAGGAAGCGCAGCAGTTGATAGAGAACCTTTCGCTGCACGACGTGCGCAAGCGGCTCACCAACATCCTCGTGATGTTCTCGGGTCAAGTGGGCATCGCTTGCGATTACGCCGACCATGGCGATGCGATCCTCATCGACTTGCCGATCGCGCAGGACAAGCTCGCGGAATTCATCGGCACGTCGCGCGAATCGGTGAACCGGCATATCAGCGATCTCAAGGCCGAAGGTCTCGTCGACATGCGCGATCGCAAGATCGTGCTGACGCCCGCGTTCGTCTCGCGCTTCATCGGCAGAACGCACGCGCTCGCGACGGCTTAG
- a CDS encoding sugar-binding protein, with the protein MKTTPRIIAGLTLALCATLGSAAHAKEGKDISVAVIPKVAVPFFDDCNKGAQSAADKAGVKYQWVVPQNTQGSTQVQIIEDLISRHVDGIAISVNEPKSVEGVIKRAAQSGVKVLTYDSDSPKSGRSMYIGTNNVQAGETMADTMGRALNGKGEVAIVTGQLGAVNLNERITGIKKGLAKYPGIKIVETQGTDDDLARGVSVVETTLRAHPNLNGIFGVSQVGGPAVAKVLNTKEFGAMKGKLEVLAFDDLPDTLKGLREGYIQGIMVQRPVTMGSLAVQHLVAQIQGKETQEKDIDTGVTVVTKDNIGSYTK; encoded by the coding sequence ATGAAGACCACGCCAAGAATTATCGCGGGCTTGACGCTCGCGCTTTGCGCGACGCTCGGCAGCGCAGCGCACGCGAAGGAGGGGAAGGACATATCGGTCGCCGTGATTCCCAAGGTCGCGGTGCCGTTCTTCGACGACTGCAACAAGGGCGCGCAGTCCGCCGCAGACAAGGCCGGCGTCAAGTATCAATGGGTCGTGCCGCAGAACACGCAGGGCTCGACGCAAGTGCAGATCATCGAAGACCTCATCTCGCGTCACGTGGATGGCATCGCCATTTCCGTGAACGAGCCCAAGTCGGTCGAAGGCGTCATCAAGCGGGCCGCGCAAAGCGGCGTGAAAGTCCTGACCTACGATTCGGATTCGCCGAAGAGCGGCCGCTCGATGTACATCGGCACGAACAACGTGCAGGCAGGCGAGACGATGGCCGACACGATGGGCCGTGCGTTGAACGGCAAGGGCGAAGTCGCGATCGTGACGGGGCAGCTCGGCGCGGTGAACCTCAACGAGCGCATCACCGGCATCAAGAAGGGTCTCGCGAAGTACCCGGGTATCAAGATCGTCGAGACGCAGGGCACGGACGACGACCTCGCGCGCGGCGTGTCCGTTGTCGAGACGACGCTGCGCGCGCATCCGAACCTGAACGGCATCTTCGGCGTGAGTCAGGTCGGCGGCCCGGCGGTCGCGAAGGTGCTCAATACGAAGGAATTCGGCGCGATGAAAGGCAAGCTCGAAGTGCTCGCCTTCGACGACCTCCCGGATACGCTCAAGGGTCTGAGAGAGGGCTACATTCAGGGCATCATGGTGCAGCGTCCGGTGACGATGGGCTCGCTCGCGGTTCAGCATCTCGTTGCGCAGATCCAGGGCAAGGAGACGCAGGAGAAGGACATCGATACGGGCGTCACCGTGGTGACGAAGGACAACATCGGCAGCTATACCAAATGA